In Rhododendron vialii isolate Sample 1 chromosome 9a, ASM3025357v1, the following are encoded in one genomic region:
- the LOC131299834 gene encoding FBD-associated F-box protein At5g60610-like, which yields MGEERRREWIVQIHLQLKSSPYYVINHKYAHSYEVEKANSYYSSSRRVAAVYPSHLPKRAKRELLGGVDWISQLPREILGAILSRLTLEEAGRTSVLSRSWRHLWAFLTTKLNFGAWKSRDEGVNIGSPWYARRVNRALKLHLGAFVLDKFIIRFYPEEESRAAYYGDLHSWVNFAFQKGVKRLELDLASDRSRLYRWYAFPSVEKLRSRTSNTRLQPFGFCHLITLCLKCVNITGKVLEHFLGNCPLLEQLQVMSSDHLTNLKVAGPSLKLKWLGISRCENLKDLEISAVNLASLSFTYFGQASRVILRNVPVLSELCIEGDYIESVIHQPTDHLSYIRQLERLKLKRLFTGFGRYIAFPPPYPELRCLKQLELELPKIHGENLIFYSPLYQSTFPCNDHSEVLSAMPNDDRYARVAPEYHHRCLQVVELVGFSGHPDEVEFLSYWLVIAVSLGKLVINPRAPSVVAMGLTYEDTKIRAARECAWQLQRKVPAKVKLVVL from the exons atgggggaagaaagaagaagagaatggATTGTGCAGATTCATCTGCAGCTTAAAAGTAGTCCCTACTATGTTATCAATCATAAATATGCTCACAGTTACGAAGTGGAAAAAGCGAACTCTTATTATTCTTCTTCTCGGCGAGTGGCGGCGGTCTACCCTTCTCATCTGCCAAAGAGG GCAAAGAGAGAACTACTTGGAGGAGTGGACTGGATTAGTCAATTGCCAAGGGAAATCCTTGGTGCCATTCTGTCTCGCTTGACCCTCGAGGAAGCCGGAAGAACTAGTGTCCTCTCGCGCAGCTGGAGACACCTGTGGGCATTTCTCACCACCAAGCTGAATTTCGGTGCTTGGAAATCGCGCGACGAAGGGGTAAACATCGGCAGTCCTTGGTACGCGAGGCGGGTGAATCGAGCTCTAAAGTTACACCTGGGTGCATTTGTTTTAGACAAATTTATAATCCGCTTCTATCCGGAAGAAGAAAGCCGCGCTGCTTATTATGGCGACCTCCACAGTTGGGTTAATTTTGCATTTCAAAAGGGTGTAAAAAGGCTTGAATTGGACTTGGCAAGCGATAGGTCGCGCTTGTACCGGTGGTATGCTTTTCCAAGTGTGGAAAAGTTACGCTCGAGGACTTCAAATACTCGCCTGCAACCATTCGGATTTTGTCACCTTATAACCCTCTGTTTGAAATGTGTTAACATCACTGGCAAGGTCCTCGAGCACTTTTTGGGCAACTGCCCTCTCCTCGAACAGTTGCAGGTGATGAGCTCCGACCATCTTACGAACCTGAAAGTTGCAGGTCCATCACTCAAATTGAAATGGTTAGGGATCTCCAGATGTGAGAATTTGAAAGATCTGGAAATTTCTGCTGTAAATCTTGCATCGTTGTCATTTACGTATTTTGGGCAAGCTTCAAGGGTAATTCTTAGGAATGTTCCCGTTCTTTCAGAGTTATGCATCGAGGGAGATTATATCGAATCAGTAATTCACCAACCTACAGATCATTTGAGCTATATTCGTCAACTGGAAAGGCTTAAATTAAAACGGCTGTTCACT GGTTTTGGGAGATATATAGCGTTCCCTCCTCCCTACCCTGAACTACGTTGTCTCAAGcaattggaattggaattgcCCAAAATACATGGAGAAAACCTCATTTTCTACTCTCCTTTG TATCAATCAACTTTTCCTTGTAACGATCATTCGGAAGTACTCTCAGCGATGCCCAATGATGATAGATATGCGAGGGTTGCTCCAGAATATCATCACCGATGCCTTCAAGTGGTGGAGTTGGTTGGTTTTAGTGGACATCCGGATGAAGTTGAGTTTCTTTCGTATTGGCTTGTTATTGCTGTCTCACTCGGTAAGTTGGTTATCAATCCTCGTGCTCCCTCGGTTGTTGCAATGGGCTTAACTTACGAAGACACCAAAATACGAGCAGCTAGAGAGTGTGCCTGGCAGCTACAAAGAAAGGTACCGGCAAAAGTAAAATTAGTGGTACTCTGA
- the LOC131299835 gene encoding nudix hydrolase 2-like: protein MHIYKLLDASVFVSLLRASISHWRQQGKKGVWIKLPIDLVTLFHACLQEGFYLHQAEPKYLMLVYCIPETAYILPANATHRVCIDAFVMNGKKEVLMVQEKRGMLRGTAVWKFPTRVVEEGADICDAAAREVREETRIETKFVEILAFRVRVLCFSISRRHILLSPSHCLARETMKILHLNISVTTYNCCICKKK from the exons ATGCATATTTATAAATTACTG GACGCTTCTGTATTCGTTTCCTTACTCAGAGCTTCGATTTCGCATTGGCGGCAACAG GGTAAgaagggtgtttggatcaaattGCCTATCGACCTCGTAA CATTGTTTCATGCTTGCTTGCAAGAGGGATTTTATCTCCACCAGGCAGAGCCAAAATACTTGATGCTTGTTTACTGTATTCCTGAAACCGCTTATATTCTTCCAGCAAATGCTACTCATCGTGTGTGTATTGATGCTTTTGTCATGAATGGAAAGAAAGAG GTGCTCATGGTCCAAGAAAAGAGAGGAATGTTACGTGGAACAGCTGTGTGGAAGTTTCCTACAAGAGTTGTTGAAGAG GGTGCAGATATTTGTGATGCTGCAGCTAGAGAAGTAAGAGAAGAGACGAGA ATAGAGACAAAATTTGTCGAAATACTGGCATTCAG AGTCCGAGTCTTATGCTTTAGTATTAGTCGTAGGCACATTCTGCTTAGTCCCTCACATTGCCTTGCGAGAGAAACAATGAAG ATACTCCACTTGAATATCTCTGTTACAACTTACAACTGCTGCATTTGTAAGAAGAAGTAG
- the LOC131299836 gene encoding F-box/FBD/LRR-repeat protein At1g13570-like has product MAGRWNIGSTAVDWNQTAKRELLGGVDWISQLPREILGAILSRLTLEEAGRTSVLSRSWRHLWAFLTTKLNFGAWKSRDEGVNICSPWYARRVNQVLKLHLGAFVLDEFIIRFYPKEESRGAYYGDLDSWVNFAFQKGVKRLELDLERNRSCLYRWYAFPSVEKLCSRTSNTHPQLFGFCHLITLCLKCVNITGEVIEHFLGNCPLLEQLQVMSSDHLTNLKVAGPSLKLKCLEISSCYLEDLDISAANLASLSLTYFGPVSKVILRNVPVLSELCISGDYAESVIHQPTDHLSYMRQLERLKLTRPLQGVGRYIAFPPAYPELRCLKQLELESRKIRGENLIFYTPLVRACPLLSTLTVRYQSAIPPCLDHSEVISATPINDDRYARVAPEYHHRCLKVVELVGFSGRPDEVEFLLYWLVMAVSLDKLVINPLAPSAVAMGLTYEDTKIRAARKCARQLQRKVPPRVKLVVL; this is encoded by the exons GCAAAGAGAGAACTACTTGGAGGAGTGGACTGGATTAGTCAATTGCCAAGGGAAATCCTTGGTGCCATTCTGTCTCGCTTGACCCTCGAGGAAGCCGGAAGAACTAGTGTCCTCTCGCGCAGCTGGAGACACCTGTGGGCATTTCTCACCACCAAGCTGAATTTCGGTGCTTGGAAATCGCGCGACGAAGGGGTAAACATCTGCAGTCCTTGGTACGCGAGGCGGGTGAATCAAGTTCTAAAGTTACACCTGGGTGCATTTGTTTTAGATGAATTTATAATCCGCTTCTATCCGAAAGAAGAAAGCCGCGGTGCTTATTATGGCGACCTCGACAGTTGGGTTAATTTTGCATTTCAAAAGGGAGTAAAAAGGCTTGAATTGGACTTGGAACGCAATAGGTCGTGCTTGTACCGGTGGTATGCTTTTCCAAGTGTGGAAAAGTTATGCTCGAGGACTTCAAATACTCACCCGCAACTGTTCGGATTTTGTCACCTCATAACCCTCTGTTTGAAATGTGTTAACATCACTGGCGAGGTCATCGAGCACTTTTTGGGCAACTGCCCTCTCCTCGAACAGTTGCAGGTGATGAGCTCCGACCATCTTACGAACCTGAAAGTTGCTGGTCCATCACTCAAATTGAAATGCTTAGAGATCTCCAGCTGCTATTTGGAAGATTTGGAtatttctgctgcaaatcttgCATCGTTGTCGTTGACGTATTTTGGGCCAGTTTCAAAGGTAATTCTTAGGAATGTTCCCGTTCTTTCGGAGTTATGCATCAGTGGAGATTATGCCGAATCAGTAATTCACCAACCCACAGATCATTTGAGCTATATGCGTCAACTGGAAAGGCTTAAATTAACACGGCCGTTGCAG GGTGTTGGGAGGTATATAGCGTTCCCCCCTGCCTACCCTGAATTACGTTGTCTAAAGCAATTGGAATTGGAATCGCGCAAAATACGTGGAGAAAACCTCATTTTCTACACTCCTTTGGTTAGGGCGTGCCCTTTGTTGTCCACATTGACGGTGCGG TATCAATCAGCAATTCCTCCTTGCCTCGATCATTCGGAAGTAATCTCGGCGACGCCCATTAATGATGATAGATATGCGAGGGTTGCTCCAGAATATCATCACCGATGCCTTAAAGTGGTGGAGTTGGTTGGTTTTAGTGGACGTCCGGATGAAGTTGAGTTTCTTTTGTACTGGCTTGTTATGGCTGTCTCACTCGATAAGTTGGTTATCAATCCTCTTGCTCCCTCTGCTGTTGCAATGGGCTTAACTTACGAAGACACCAAAATACGAGCAGCTAGAAAGTGTGCCCGGCAGCTACAAAGAAAGGTACCCCCAAGAGTAAAATTAGTAGTACTCTGA